One Lactobacillus sp. CBA3606 DNA segment encodes these proteins:
- a CDS encoding phosphate/phosphite/phosphonate ABC transporter substrate-binding protein, with the protein MSKISKSLLGVSMISVLGLGLAGCASGTSTKKSSSANKGTISVVFYPNESAKSFSGSRAALKKSIEKVTGKTVKLQTTTDYNVAIQAIASGKAQVAYMGANGYIQANHLSKDVQPFAAQSDAKGTLKDASYNSYLMVQQKDAHKYQVDGKYSIKNVKGKRMSYVSNSSTSGFLVPTAELTREFKIKSKDKDTLTQNGEFFSKVLYGGSHQGSAVNLIKGDVDVAAFDDTDLMPYLKVTSGSWNKLGSTFTVKDDAEAPFNTLKGQQVVNIAKMPVQQGPWVYNTKTLSKTDQKKIADEFTSKSFAQNKAIFSAPGAKTPKLFPKQSNKSQLVKVNDKWYAPTHKLVGY; encoded by the coding sequence ATGTCAAAGATTAGTAAGTCACTTTTAGGGGTTTCAATGATTTCAGTTTTAGGGTTAGGCTTAGCCGGTTGTGCCAGTGGGACTAGCACAAAGAAAAGTAGCAGTGCCAACAAAGGAACTATTTCCGTGGTCTTCTATCCTAATGAATCTGCTAAAAGTTTTTCTGGCTCACGAGCAGCTTTGAAAAAATCCATCGAAAAAGTCACTGGTAAGACTGTTAAGTTACAAACAACCACCGATTACAATGTTGCCATTCAAGCCATCGCTTCAGGTAAAGCTCAAGTGGCTTACATGGGGGCTAATGGTTATATCCAAGCTAATCACCTTAGTAAAGACGTGCAACCTTTTGCCGCCCAATCTGATGCCAAAGGCACTTTAAAAGACGCCTCATACAATTCTTACTTAATGGTACAACAAAAAGACGCGCACAAGTACCAAGTCGACGGCAAATATAGCATTAAAAATGTTAAAGGCAAACGGATGTCTTACGTTTCTAACAGTTCAACTTCTGGTTTTCTAGTGCCAACCGCTGAATTAACCCGCGAATTTAAGATTAAGAGTAAAGACAAAGATACGTTAACTCAAAATGGTGAATTCTTCAGCAAGGTTCTTTATGGCGGCTCGCATCAAGGTTCTGCAGTGAACTTAATCAAGGGCGACGTTGATGTTGCAGCCTTTGATGATACTGACTTAATGCCATACCTTAAAGTAACTAGTGGGTCATGGAATAAGCTTGGTTCAACTTTCACGGTTAAAGATGATGCTGAAGCACCATTCAATACCCTTAAAGGTCAACAAGTTGTAAACATCGCCAAAATGCCAGTCCAACAGGGCCCATGGGTTTACAACACGAAGACGCTCAGCAAGACTGACCAAAAGAAGATTGCGGATGAATTCACTTCAAAATCTTTCGCTCAAAATAAAGCTATTTTCTCAGCTCCCGGTGCTAAAACACCAAAACTATTCCCTAAGCAATCTAACAAATCACAATTAGTTAAGGTCAATGATAAATGGTATGCCCCAACCCATAAACTAGTTGGTTATTAA
- the tsaB gene encoding tRNA (adenosine(37)-N6)-threonylcarbamoyltransferase complex dimerization subunit type 1 TsaB, with the protein MKVLAIDTSNRPLSVAVLEDTKVLATTTTNVGRNHSSTLLPIIEAAITQAGLTAAALDRVVVAAGPGSYTGLRIGVTTAKTLAYTLNKELVGISSLAALAGNVVKEGQLVVPVFDARRDNLFTGLYRIVHQRPVPVIADQHVSVTEWCQQLAPYQESIVFIGADVAITQATLSAQLGDRFVRAQPQLDLPQAAVLGLLGLTATPVQQLHNFVPNYLRLTQAEREWLAKHPKEDHAPYVEKI; encoded by the coding sequence ATGAAGGTGTTGGCAATTGATACGTCCAACCGACCGTTAAGCGTGGCTGTTTTAGAGGACACTAAAGTCCTCGCCACAACGACAACCAATGTTGGTCGCAATCATAGTAGTACGTTATTACCAATTATTGAAGCAGCAATTACGCAGGCGGGCTTAACCGCAGCGGCGTTGGACCGTGTGGTGGTAGCCGCGGGACCCGGGTCATATACAGGCTTGCGAATCGGGGTCACGACTGCCAAGACGTTGGCGTATACATTAAATAAAGAATTAGTGGGTATTTCTAGTCTGGCAGCTTTGGCCGGCAATGTGGTTAAAGAGGGACAATTAGTGGTACCAGTATTCGATGCTCGGCGTGATAACTTGTTCACAGGACTCTATCGGATTGTGCATCAGCGACCAGTGCCGGTGATTGCAGATCAGCATGTGAGTGTGACTGAGTGGTGTCAACAATTAGCGCCATATCAAGAATCAATTGTCTTTATTGGCGCCGATGTGGCGATTACGCAAGCGACGCTCAGTGCGCAACTTGGTGATCGGTTTGTTCGTGCCCAACCACAATTAGATTTACCGCAGGCAGCTGTACTCGGTTTGTTAGGCTTAACGGCCACTCCGGTCCAACAGCTACACAATTTTGTGCCCAATTACTTACGGCTAACGCAAGCAG